One window of Ciconia boyciana chromosome 10, ASM3463844v1, whole genome shotgun sequence genomic DNA carries:
- the LOC140657385 gene encoding alpha-aspartyl dipeptidase-like produces MSRKVTAKMAKSSMAGSGRGGGSGGGSAPPRGPPAGQEGAGRAGPGQAACTGRGQGRAGVGMGGPRRLLLVSNSTLHGGGYLGHCQQHIKSFLGEKVKRVLFVPYALHDRDAYARTAREKFESLGYGLDSIHESCDPVEAVRKSEAIFIGGGNTFRLLKALYDNSLIQEIRKRVLEDGIPYMGSSAGTNVATVSINTTNDMPIVYPPSLQALGLVPFNINPHYLDPDVKSTHMGETREERIRQYHEEPNTPPVLGLREGAMLLVEGDKATLQGVTGARLFLRGKKPTEHEPGTDFSFLLIDSNLQNL; encoded by the exons ATGAGCAGGAAAGTAACGGCAAAGATGGCGAAGTCCAGCATGGCCGGGtcgggccggggcggcgggagcggcggcggctcggccCCACCCCGCGGCCCGCCGGCGGGGCAGGAaggggcgggccgggccgggccgggccaggccgcGTGCAccggccgcgggcagggcagggcaggggtcGGCATGGGGGGCCCGCGGCGCCTGCTGCTGGTCTCCAACTCCACCCTGCACGGAGGGGGGTACCTGGGCCACTGCCAGCAGCACATCAAGAGCTTCCTCGGGGA GAAAGTGAAGCGGGTGCTGTTCGTTCCCTACGCCCTGCACGACCGAGATGCCTACGCCCGGACCGCCAGGGAGAAGTTTGAAAGCTTGG GTTATGGGCTGGACAGTATTCATGAATCTTGTGATCCAGTGGAAGCTGTGAGGAAATCTGAAGCAATATTTATCG GAGGTGGGAACACATTCCGTCTCCTGAAAGCTCTCTACGACAACAGTCTGATACAGGAGATCAGAAAAAGAGTTCTTGAG GATGGGATTCCTTACATGGGATCCAGCGCAGGAACTAACGTTGCTACCGTCAGCATCAATACTACCAATGACATGCCAATTGTTTATCCACCTTCCCTGCAGGCCCTAGGTTTAGTTCCTTTTAATATTAACCCCCACTACCTGGACCCAGATGTTAAAAGCACTCACATGGGT GAGACAAGAGAGGAAAGAATTCGTCAATACCATGAAGAACCAAACACCCCTCCAGTTCTG GGCTTGCGTGAAGGTGCAATGCTGCTAGTGGAAGGAGACAAAGCCACCTTGCAAGGAGTGACAGGAGCACGTCTGTTTTTGAG GGGTAAGAAACCAACAGAACATGAGCCTGGAACAGATTTCAGTTTCCTCCTGATTGACAGTAATCTCCAGAATCTGTAG
- the CYP20A1 gene encoding cytochrome P450 20A1 isoform X1: protein MLDFAIFAVTFLLILVGAVLYLYPASRQASGIPGLAPTDEKDGNLPDIIASSSLHEFLVNLHEKYGPLVSFWFGRRLVVSLGSIGLLKQHINPNRLLDPFETMLKSLLRYQSSLNGDTGESHMRRKLYENGVTKSLQSNFALIQKLSEELLAKWLSLPEAQHVPLCQHMLGFAMKSVTQTAMGSSFEDDQEVIRFRRHHDAIWSEIGKGFLDGSLDKNMTRKKLYEDALTAMESTLRKVTKERRGRSFNRHIFIDTLLQGSLSDQQILEDTMIFSLAGCIITANLCTWAVYFLTTSEDVQQNLYKEMDRVLGKGPITHEKIEQLRYCRQVLCETVRTAKLTPIAAQLQELEGRVDQHTVPKETLVLYALGVMLQDSSSWPSPYKFDPERFNEESAMKNLSLLGFSGSQECPELRFAYMVATVLLSVLVRKLYLHPVKGQVMETKYELVTSPKEEAWITVSKRS from the exons ATGCTGGACTTCGCCATCTTTGCCGTTACTTTCCTGCTCATCCTGGTGGGCGCCGTGCTCTACCTCTACCCG GCATCTAGGCAAGCATCAGGTATCCCTGGACTCGCTCCAACTGATGAAAA GGATGGCAACCTGCCGGATATCATTGCCAGCAGCAGTCTGCATGAGTTCCTGGTGAACCTGCATGAGAAATATGGCCCACTGGTCTCTTTCTGGTTCGGAAGGCGTCTTGTTGTCAGCCTTGGCTCAATTGGTCTCCTGAAACAACATATTAACCCCAACCGGTTGT TGGATCCCTTTGAGACAATGCTGAAGTCCCTCTTGAGATACCAGTCCAGCCTGAATGGGGATACAGGAGAGAGCCACATGAGGAGAAAGCTGTATGAAAACGGTGTGACCAAGTCCTTGCAAAGTAACTTTGCTCTCATCCAGAAG CTGTCAGAAGAGTTGCTAGCCAAATGGCTCTCCCTCCCTGAGGCACAACATGTGCCACTCTGCCAGCACATGCTGGGCTTTGCCATGAAGTCTGTCACACAGACAGCTATGGGCAGCAGCTTTGAAGATGACCAGGAAGTCATCCGATTCCGCAGGCACCATGATGCA ATCTGGTCGGAGATTGGGAAAGGTTTCTTGGATGGATCCCTTGATAAAAACATGACTAGGAAGAAGCTCTATGAAGATG CTCTGACGGCGATGGAATCCACCTTAAGGAAAGTTACAAAGGAGCGCCGAGGCAGATCATTCAACAGGCACATCTTTATAGACACCTTGCTGCAGGGGAGCCTGAGTGACCAGCAG ATTCTGGAAGATACAATGATTTTCTCCTTGGCAGGATGCATAATCACGGCTAACT TGTGTACCTGGGCAGTCTATTTCCTGACAACCTCAGAAGATGTTCAGCAGAATCTCTACAAGGAGATGGACCGTGTTCTGGGGAAGGGACCAATTACACATGAGAAAATCGAGCAGCTCAG ATACTGTCGGCAAGTCCTCTGTGAGACAGTGCGAACAGCAAAGCTTACTCCCATCgctgcacagctgcaggagctggagggcaGAGTTGACCAACATACTGTCCCCAAAGAG acaCTTGTGCTTTATGCTCTTGGTGTGATGCTGCAGGATAGTTCATCGTGGCCATCACCATACAA GTTTGACCCAGAGAGATTCAATGAGGAATCGGCCATGAAAAACCTCTCCTTGTTGGGTTTTTCAGGAAGCCAGGAGTGCCCGGAGTTGAG GTTTGCCTATATGGTGGCTACAGTTCTGCTGAGTGTTCTGGTAAGGAAACTGTATCTCCacccagtgaaaggacaagtCATGGAGACCAAATATGAGCTGGTAACCTCACCAAAGGAGGAAGCCTGGATCACAGTGTCTAAGAGAAGCTAA
- the CYP20A1 gene encoding cytochrome P450 20A1 isoform X2 has product MLDFAIFAVTFLLILASRQASGIPGLAPTDEKDGNLPDIIASSSLHEFLVNLHEKYGPLVSFWFGRRLVVSLGSIGLLKQHINPNRLLDPFETMLKSLLRYQSSLNGDTGESHMRRKLYENGVTKSLQSNFALIQKLSEELLAKWLSLPEAQHVPLCQHMLGFAMKSVTQTAMGSSFEDDQEVIRFRRHHDAIWSEIGKGFLDGSLDKNMTRKKLYEDALTAMESTLRKVTKERRGRSFNRHIFIDTLLQGSLSDQQILEDTMIFSLAGCIITANLCTWAVYFLTTSEDVQQNLYKEMDRVLGKGPITHEKIEQLRYCRQVLCETVRTAKLTPIAAQLQELEGRVDQHTVPKETLVLYALGVMLQDSSSWPSPYKFDPERFNEESAMKNLSLLGFSGSQECPELRFAYMVATVLLSVLVRKLYLHPVKGQVMETKYELVTSPKEEAWITVSKRS; this is encoded by the exons ATGCTGGACTTCGCCATCTTTGCCGTTACTTTCCTGCTCATCCTG GCATCTAGGCAAGCATCAGGTATCCCTGGACTCGCTCCAACTGATGAAAA GGATGGCAACCTGCCGGATATCATTGCCAGCAGCAGTCTGCATGAGTTCCTGGTGAACCTGCATGAGAAATATGGCCCACTGGTCTCTTTCTGGTTCGGAAGGCGTCTTGTTGTCAGCCTTGGCTCAATTGGTCTCCTGAAACAACATATTAACCCCAACCGGTTGT TGGATCCCTTTGAGACAATGCTGAAGTCCCTCTTGAGATACCAGTCCAGCCTGAATGGGGATACAGGAGAGAGCCACATGAGGAGAAAGCTGTATGAAAACGGTGTGACCAAGTCCTTGCAAAGTAACTTTGCTCTCATCCAGAAG CTGTCAGAAGAGTTGCTAGCCAAATGGCTCTCCCTCCCTGAGGCACAACATGTGCCACTCTGCCAGCACATGCTGGGCTTTGCCATGAAGTCTGTCACACAGACAGCTATGGGCAGCAGCTTTGAAGATGACCAGGAAGTCATCCGATTCCGCAGGCACCATGATGCA ATCTGGTCGGAGATTGGGAAAGGTTTCTTGGATGGATCCCTTGATAAAAACATGACTAGGAAGAAGCTCTATGAAGATG CTCTGACGGCGATGGAATCCACCTTAAGGAAAGTTACAAAGGAGCGCCGAGGCAGATCATTCAACAGGCACATCTTTATAGACACCTTGCTGCAGGGGAGCCTGAGTGACCAGCAG ATTCTGGAAGATACAATGATTTTCTCCTTGGCAGGATGCATAATCACGGCTAACT TGTGTACCTGGGCAGTCTATTTCCTGACAACCTCAGAAGATGTTCAGCAGAATCTCTACAAGGAGATGGACCGTGTTCTGGGGAAGGGACCAATTACACATGAGAAAATCGAGCAGCTCAG ATACTGTCGGCAAGTCCTCTGTGAGACAGTGCGAACAGCAAAGCTTACTCCCATCgctgcacagctgcaggagctggagggcaGAGTTGACCAACATACTGTCCCCAAAGAG acaCTTGTGCTTTATGCTCTTGGTGTGATGCTGCAGGATAGTTCATCGTGGCCATCACCATACAA GTTTGACCCAGAGAGATTCAATGAGGAATCGGCCATGAAAAACCTCTCCTTGTTGGGTTTTTCAGGAAGCCAGGAGTGCCCGGAGTTGAG GTTTGCCTATATGGTGGCTACAGTTCTGCTGAGTGTTCTGGTAAGGAAACTGTATCTCCacccagtgaaaggacaagtCATGGAGACCAAATATGAGCTGGTAACCTCACCAAAGGAGGAAGCCTGGATCACAGTGTCTAAGAGAAGCTAA
- the CYP20A1 gene encoding cytochrome P450 20A1 isoform X3, with protein sequence MFASRQASGIPGLAPTDEKDGNLPDIIASSSLHEFLVNLHEKYGPLVSFWFGRRLVVSLGSIGLLKQHINPNRLLDPFETMLKSLLRYQSSLNGDTGESHMRRKLYENGVTKSLQSNFALIQKLSEELLAKWLSLPEAQHVPLCQHMLGFAMKSVTQTAMGSSFEDDQEVIRFRRHHDAIWSEIGKGFLDGSLDKNMTRKKLYEDALTAMESTLRKVTKERRGRSFNRHIFIDTLLQGSLSDQQILEDTMIFSLAGCIITANLCTWAVYFLTTSEDVQQNLYKEMDRVLGKGPITHEKIEQLRYCRQVLCETVRTAKLTPIAAQLQELEGRVDQHTVPKETLVLYALGVMLQDSSSWPSPYKFDPERFNEESAMKNLSLLGFSGSQECPELRFAYMVATVLLSVLVRKLYLHPVKGQVMETKYELVTSPKEEAWITVSKRS encoded by the exons ATGTTT GCATCTAGGCAAGCATCAGGTATCCCTGGACTCGCTCCAACTGATGAAAA GGATGGCAACCTGCCGGATATCATTGCCAGCAGCAGTCTGCATGAGTTCCTGGTGAACCTGCATGAGAAATATGGCCCACTGGTCTCTTTCTGGTTCGGAAGGCGTCTTGTTGTCAGCCTTGGCTCAATTGGTCTCCTGAAACAACATATTAACCCCAACCGGTTGT TGGATCCCTTTGAGACAATGCTGAAGTCCCTCTTGAGATACCAGTCCAGCCTGAATGGGGATACAGGAGAGAGCCACATGAGGAGAAAGCTGTATGAAAACGGTGTGACCAAGTCCTTGCAAAGTAACTTTGCTCTCATCCAGAAG CTGTCAGAAGAGTTGCTAGCCAAATGGCTCTCCCTCCCTGAGGCACAACATGTGCCACTCTGCCAGCACATGCTGGGCTTTGCCATGAAGTCTGTCACACAGACAGCTATGGGCAGCAGCTTTGAAGATGACCAGGAAGTCATCCGATTCCGCAGGCACCATGATGCA ATCTGGTCGGAGATTGGGAAAGGTTTCTTGGATGGATCCCTTGATAAAAACATGACTAGGAAGAAGCTCTATGAAGATG CTCTGACGGCGATGGAATCCACCTTAAGGAAAGTTACAAAGGAGCGCCGAGGCAGATCATTCAACAGGCACATCTTTATAGACACCTTGCTGCAGGGGAGCCTGAGTGACCAGCAG ATTCTGGAAGATACAATGATTTTCTCCTTGGCAGGATGCATAATCACGGCTAACT TGTGTACCTGGGCAGTCTATTTCCTGACAACCTCAGAAGATGTTCAGCAGAATCTCTACAAGGAGATGGACCGTGTTCTGGGGAAGGGACCAATTACACATGAGAAAATCGAGCAGCTCAG ATACTGTCGGCAAGTCCTCTGTGAGACAGTGCGAACAGCAAAGCTTACTCCCATCgctgcacagctgcaggagctggagggcaGAGTTGACCAACATACTGTCCCCAAAGAG acaCTTGTGCTTTATGCTCTTGGTGTGATGCTGCAGGATAGTTCATCGTGGCCATCACCATACAA GTTTGACCCAGAGAGATTCAATGAGGAATCGGCCATGAAAAACCTCTCCTTGTTGGGTTTTTCAGGAAGCCAGGAGTGCCCGGAGTTGAG GTTTGCCTATATGGTGGCTACAGTTCTGCTGAGTGTTCTGGTAAGGAAACTGTATCTCCacccagtgaaaggacaagtCATGGAGACCAAATATGAGCTGGTAACCTCACCAAAGGAGGAAGCCTGGATCACAGTGTCTAAGAGAAGCTAA